A DNA window from Clostridium pasteurianum contains the following coding sequences:
- a CDS encoding right-handed parallel beta-helix repeat-containing protein produces MKKTLSIAGAATICVCLVSGFYLAHAKRKNSTQEISHKIIKLASTNSNDDSDQFKKVIHKAKPGDTIMLTSPTYKFKSPIELNKNGRESGTIKLIGSSKDKDKVKLDFSGESEENNAYGINLKGSYWDIENIEVYHAGDNGILLKGSKSHNNTIKNCITDNNDDTGLQITDGAHDNLVQDCSSFNNYDIKTKGSNADGFACKLGAGAGNKFINCNSYNNSDDGFDLLGTDKTVTLTNCTSTKNGYYHGDPSNSLNNSEMNGDGFKLGGNQKPPKGTHRSKGSHILYGCKAYDNRSCGFSQNNSAGSLTLTNCTADRNGADNNLLLEEPNSTKANFNFPYNPGKEHKFTFKNCTTEGYCRIYSGAKIIGGNLKAVYPDTPLPNIQ; encoded by the coding sequence ATGAAAAAAACATTATCTATAGCAGGCGCTGCCACAATTTGCGTTTGTTTAGTCTCAGGATTTTATTTAGCACATGCTAAGCGCAAAAATTCCACACAAGAAATTTCACACAAAATCATAAAACTGGCAAGTACAAATTCAAATGATGATTCGGATCAATTTAAGAAAGTTATACATAAGGCCAAACCTGGTGACACAATTATGCTTACAAGTCCTACATACAAATTTAAATCACCTATTGAATTAAATAAAAATGGTAGAGAATCTGGAACCATAAAACTAATAGGCTCCAGTAAAGATAAAGATAAAGTTAAACTTGATTTTTCGGGAGAATCAGAAGAAAATAATGCTTACGGAATCAACCTTAAAGGCTCATACTGGGACATAGAAAATATAGAAGTATACCACGCTGGTGATAACGGTATTTTACTTAAGGGCAGCAAATCCCACAATAATACAATTAAAAACTGCATAACAGACAATAATGATGATACTGGTCTGCAAATTACAGATGGTGCTCATGATAACTTAGTACAGGATTGTTCTTCCTTTAATAATTATGATATTAAAACAAAAGGCTCCAATGCAGATGGCTTTGCATGCAAGCTAGGCGCAGGAGCAGGAAACAAGTTTATAAACTGTAATTCCTACAATAATTCAGATGATGGCTTTGATCTACTTGGAACAGATAAAACTGTCACTTTAACTAACTGTACATCTACGAAAAATGGATATTATCATGGTGATCCATCAAATTCTCTTAATAATTCAGAAATGAATGGGGATGGTTTTAAACTTGGAGGTAATCAAAAACCGCCAAAGGGCACTCATAGATCAAAGGGTTCTCACATATTATATGGCTGCAAAGCCTATGATAATAGAAGCTGCGGATTTTCACAAAATAACAGTGCAGGCTCTTTAACTCTTACTAATTGTACAGCTGACAGAAATGGAGCAGACAATAACCTTCTTCTCGAAGAACCAAACTCAACCAAGGCTAATTTTAATTTTCCTTATAATCCTGGTAAAGAACATAAATTTACCTTTAAAAATTGTACGACAGAAGGTTACTGCCGTATATATTCTGGTGCAAAAATCATAGGCGGTAATCTAAAAGCTGTATATCCTGATACACCACTTCCAAACATACAGTAA
- a CDS encoding PadR family transcriptional regulator, with protein sequence MKQTQLLKGILEGCVLLIIGENEVYGYELVQLLKKYGFKQIVAGTVYPLLQKLEKQGYLSSTMKSSPDGPDRKYYKMTLEGKKHCSEFIDQWNDIAGNVNNIISLMGGKFYE encoded by the coding sequence TTGAAGCAAACACAGCTTTTAAAAGGAATACTTGAAGGATGCGTACTTCTCATTATAGGTGAAAATGAGGTGTATGGATATGAACTGGTGCAGCTTTTAAAGAAATATGGATTCAAGCAAATAGTTGCCGGTACGGTATATCCTCTTTTACAAAAGCTTGAAAAACAAGGATATCTTTCAAGTACTATGAAGTCGTCACCTGATGGACCAGACAGAAAATACTACAAAATGACTTTGGAAGGAAAGAAACACTGCAGTGAATTTATTGATCAGTGGAATGATATAGCAGGCAATGTCAATAATATTATAAGTTTAATGGGGGGAAAATTTTATGAATAA
- a CDS encoding pentapeptide repeat-containing protein has translation MPENKNAIKILKPKIQEDLPQFDLLQEGISDYDSISSALINKCLIQNFKTRRVSFNEVIFRNVKFVNILFDRAEFLDVKFENCDLSNIDLNGSSFCRVELKNCKLTGCNFAEGFFENVTFNECSGQYTCFRFSKFKQTAFENSELPYVDFGGSEFSKLELKRTDISEGQFYNAKLRGIDFTSCKIDGIAAGLDDIKGAVISCDQAISIIGLLGVVLK, from the coding sequence ATGCCTGAAAATAAGAATGCTATTAAAATATTAAAGCCCAAGATTCAAGAGGATCTGCCTCAATTTGATTTATTGCAAGAAGGAATATCTGACTATGATTCAATTTCATCGGCATTAATAAATAAGTGCTTAATACAAAACTTTAAGACAAGAAGAGTATCTTTTAATGAAGTAATATTTAGAAATGTAAAGTTTGTAAATATATTATTCGATAGGGCAGAATTTTTAGATGTGAAATTTGAAAATTGTGATTTATCCAATATTGATTTAAATGGGTCCTCTTTTTGCAGGGTGGAATTAAAGAATTGTAAACTCACGGGATGTAATTTTGCAGAAGGATTTTTTGAAAATGTTACCTTTAATGAGTGCAGCGGACAATACACCTGTTTTAGATTCAGCAAATTTAAACAAACAGCTTTTGAGAATTCTGAACTTCCATATGTTGATTTTGGAGGAAGCGAGTTTTCTAAGTTAGAATTAAAAAGAACAGACATATCCGAGGGACAATTTTATAATGCCAAGCTAAGGGGAATAGATTTTACAAGCTGCAAAATTGATGGCATTGCTGCAGGTCTAGATGATATTAAAGGTGCAGTAATATCCTGCGATCAAGCTATTTCAATTATTGGATTACTTGGAGTTGTATTAAAATAG
- a CDS encoding erythromycin esterase family protein: MNSKLKKTMLSTFLIAALIASGVGINRYVFSKDFSTYLDKNHKSINSNSKDFKILDDDARNSNVILCGEGHAIKYNYKLENNLIEYLNKKYNVKYVLMEYSYSGSCNINNYLESGNTEELKDMFYNFKNTASYNDDAYNFLVKLRNYNLTLPRNKKIKVIGIDIEHQIPIAIRYLNSIMETRGKAPDEISADVDEIKEQAQDNDYNSWETLQDSDLKNDVLKLQKDMKKSKNCYEKYLGNNYFDFNFIVNNMVNAFDAYSNYNSDKFEKIREKSMYNNFKTLYARLPKGKYFGEFGREHVYQNSFKDKTYGKVDKRLAMYLNDTESPVKGKVLSIEYYYKNSKFMSPKYPYSAQKVNYAINDKDISKYLKSDINIFKLDGDKSPFSKSMYFMKDKGLNGVTTDYFKYIVIIKNSPASSAYDKRN, encoded by the coding sequence ATGAATAGCAAATTAAAAAAAACAATGCTTTCGACTTTTTTAATAGCTGCTTTAATAGCTTCTGGTGTAGGAATTAACAGATATGTTTTTAGTAAAGACTTTAGTACTTATTTAGATAAAAACCATAAAAGTATTAATAGTAATTCTAAGGATTTTAAAATACTCGATGATGATGCAAGGAATAGTAATGTGATTTTATGTGGTGAGGGTCATGCAATTAAATATAATTACAAGCTTGAAAATAATTTAATTGAATATTTAAATAAAAAATACAATGTAAAGTATGTTTTGATGGAATATTCTTATAGTGGGTCCTGCAATATTAATAATTATCTTGAGTCAGGAAACACAGAAGAATTAAAAGATATGTTTTATAATTTTAAAAATACAGCTTCATATAATGATGATGCTTATAATTTTCTAGTTAAATTAAGAAATTATAATTTGACACTTCCAAGGAATAAAAAAATAAAAGTTATAGGAATCGATATTGAGCATCAAATCCCCATAGCAATAAGGTATTTAAATTCTATTATGGAAACGAGAGGCAAAGCACCTGATGAAATATCCGCAGATGTTGATGAAATCAAAGAACAAGCCCAAGACAATGATTATAACAGCTGGGAGACACTTCAGGATAGTGATTTAAAGAATGATGTTTTAAAGCTCCAAAAGGATATGAAAAAAAGTAAAAATTGTTATGAGAAATATTTAGGAAACAACTATTTCGATTTTAACTTCATTGTAAATAATATGGTTAATGCTTTTGACGCATATTCTAATTATAATTCTGATAAATTTGAAAAAATAAGGGAAAAGTCTATGTATAATAATTTTAAAACATTATATGCACGCTTACCAAAAGGAAAATATTTTGGAGAATTTGGTAGAGAGCATGTTTATCAGAATAGTTTTAAAGATAAAACTTATGGTAAAGTAGATAAAAGACTTGCAATGTATTTAAATGATACGGAATCTCCTGTAAAGGGAAAAGTATTATCAATAGAGTACTACTATAAAAATTCTAAATTTATGTCACCAAAATATCCTTATTCTGCTCAAAAAGTAAACTATGCAATCAATGATAAAGATATAAGTAAGTACCTTAAATCAGATATTAATATATTTAAATTAGATGGGGACAAGTCTCCTTTTTCTAAATCAATGTACTTTATGAAGGATAAAGGACTAAATGGAGTTACTACAGATTATTTTAAATATATTGTCATTATAAAAAACTCACCAGCATCAAGTGCATATGATAAAAGAAATTAA
- a CDS encoding recombinase family protein, whose product MRSFFYARVSSKDQSLERQIIVAQKLGISKEYIFVEKASGKDFKRPEYQLMKRILREEDILYIKSLDRLGRNKQMILDEWKELTQTKKVYIVVLDMPLLDTRKYKDMNGLENLISEIILQLLSYMAEDERKRIKERQAEGIKIALKNGVKFGRKKIPIDENFKAIYGEWRNGNITAVKAMSLVSMKSNTFYRRVKEYESEINKKYINDSNIKGDNINA is encoded by the coding sequence ATGAGAAGTTTTTTTTATGCAAGGGTAAGTAGTAAAGATCAATCATTAGAAAGACAAATTATTGTTGCCCAGAAATTGGGAATATCAAAAGAATATATTTTTGTTGAAAAGGCAAGTGGAAAAGATTTCAAGAGACCAGAGTATCAACTTATGAAACGCATACTTAGAGAAGAAGATATTTTATATATTAAATCACTTGATAGACTTGGAAGAAATAAACAAATGATACTGGATGAGTGGAAGGAACTTACTCAAACAAAAAAAGTATATATAGTAGTTTTGGACATGCCTTTACTGGATACTAGAAAATATAAAGATATGAATGGTTTAGAAAATTTAATTTCTGAAATAATACTTCAATTGCTAAGCTATATGGCTGAGGATGAACGTAAAAGAATAAAGGAAAGACAGGCAGAAGGCATTAAAATTGCTTTGAAAAATGGAGTTAAATTTGGAAGAAAAAAAATACCTATTGATGAAAATTTCAAAGCCATTTATGGTGAGTGGAGAAATGGAAATATTACAGCAGTAAAAGCAATGAGTCTTGTATCCATGAAAAGTAATACTTTTTATAGAAGAGTTAAAGAATATGAAAGTGAAATTAATAAGAAGTATATAAATGATAGTAATATAAAGGGAGATAACATAAATGCCTGA
- a CDS encoding right-handed parallel beta-helix repeat-containing protein, with the protein MKKTICLVASTLISLSLFSVPKLTTTAYAAAPSTITITSSNSADDSAILKAAIAKANPGDTILLTSSSYKFKSPILLNKNGVKGSTIKLKGSGTTKVKLDFSNEKVSDSSYGINLQGSYWELQNLDVYGAGDNGIIMKGTASGNNTITNCSTDNNSDAGLQITGGAHDNLVQDSDSFNNYDAKTKGSNADGFACKLGAGAGNKFLNCNSYNNSDDGFDLLGTDEAVTLTGCTATKNGYYHGDPLNKLNSASMNGDGIKLGGNQKPPKGTHRSLGNHVVYGCKSYDNKAAGFSQNNSGASLTLTNCDADRNGADNVLNANFKTVKSNFNFPYNPENGHIFTFINCTTNGKCTIYSGAKVIGGNIYASAPNNPLSPVTSSKKSKTNK; encoded by the coding sequence ATGAAAAAAACAATATGTTTAGTAGCTTCAACGTTAATTTCTCTTTCACTATTTTCTGTACCAAAACTTACAACTACAGCTTATGCAGCTGCGCCATCAACTATAACAATTACAAGTTCAAATTCAGCTGACGATTCAGCAATTTTAAAGGCAGCTATAGCTAAGGCTAATCCTGGTGACACAATTTTACTTACCAGTTCATCTTATAAATTTAAATCACCAATTTTATTAAATAAAAATGGAGTTAAGGGCAGCACCATAAAATTGAAGGGATCAGGTACAACTAAAGTTAAGCTTGATTTTTCTAATGAAAAAGTTAGTGATAGTTCTTACGGAATAAACCTTCAAGGTTCATACTGGGAGCTCCAAAACCTAGACGTATATGGTGCCGGTGACAATGGAATTATAATGAAAGGTACTGCATCAGGCAATAATACTATTACAAATTGTTCAACAGATAATAACAGTGATGCTGGCCTGCAAATTACAGGAGGAGCTCACGATAATTTAGTTCAAGATAGTGATTCTTTTAATAATTACGATGCCAAAACAAAGGGTTCTAATGCAGATGGTTTTGCATGTAAACTTGGAGCTGGAGCAGGAAACAAGTTTTTAAACTGCAATTCCTACAACAATTCAGATGATGGCTTTGATCTACTTGGAACTGATGAAGCAGTAACCCTTACAGGCTGTACTGCTACTAAAAACGGATATTACCATGGTGATCCATTAAATAAATTAAATAGCGCAAGTATGAACGGTGATGGAATTAAACTCGGTGGCAATCAAAAACCGCCAAAGGGTACACATAGATCCTTAGGAAATCATGTAGTATACGGCTGCAAATCCTATGACAATAAAGCTGCTGGATTTTCTCAGAACAACAGTGGTGCATCTTTAACTTTAACTAACTGTGATGCCGATAGAAATGGTGCTGATAACGTTCTTAATGCCAATTTTAAAACCGTTAAAAGCAATTTTAATTTCCCTTACAATCCTGAAAATGGACATATATTTACATTTATAAATTGCACAACAAATGGAAAATGTACTATATATTCTGGTGCAAAAGTTATAGGAGGTAATATATACGCTTCAGCTCCTAATAATCCACTATCACCAGTTACATCTTCAAAAAAATCAAAGACAAATAAATAG
- a CDS encoding alpha/beta hydrolase — protein sequence MAKISCNVISYILKRTVDIDVILPTPTIPEALGMSDVKPSHVKPAKHPVVYLLHGFGNNQKQICGYTNVEAFCEERQIAAVMIAAENKSYVNFSEHDLFYDFIEKELPEFITNTFPISDRKEDTYIAGLSMGGYGATLHGLSNPDRYNAIGAFSAAFNLNPYTIGSGNITNDTEIKEEMDLLEITNKLLEAKKQFPKMYIACGTNDFLYDVNKNYVNNLVKQGIDVTFKEVEGYAHEWRFWNICFEKFLDWIPRTDYYADKIRSI from the coding sequence ATGGCTAAAATTTCATGTAATGTAATATCATATATTTTAAAAAGGACAGTAGACATAGACGTTATTCTGCCTACTCCTACTATTCCAGAAGCACTTGGAATGTCAGATGTTAAGCCATCTCATGTGAAACCGGCTAAGCATCCAGTGGTTTACTTACTTCACGGTTTCGGCAATAATCAAAAACAAATTTGTGGTTATACCAATGTTGAAGCATTCTGCGAAGAAAGGCAAATAGCTGCTGTAATGATTGCAGCTGAAAATAAGTCTTATGTTAATTTTAGTGAGCACGATTTATTCTATGATTTTATTGAAAAAGAATTACCAGAATTCATAACTAACACCTTCCCTATTTCCGATAGAAAGGAAGATACATATATAGCAGGGCTTTCAATGGGAGGATATGGAGCAACACTTCACGGTTTATCTAACCCAGATAGATATAATGCTATTGGTGCTTTTTCAGCAGCCTTCAATTTAAATCCCTATACTATAGGCAGTGGCAATATAACTAATGACACTGAAATCAAAGAAGAAATGGATCTTTTAGAAATCACTAATAAATTACTTGAAGCAAAAAAACAATTTCCTAAAATGTACATTGCCTGTGGAACCAATGATTTCTTATATGATGTAAACAAAAATTATGTAAATAACCTAGTTAAGCAAGGCATTGATGTGACCTTTAAAGAAGTAGAAGGATATGCCCATGAGTGGAGATTCTGGAATATATGCTTTGAAAAGTTTCTAGACTGGATTCCACGTACTGATTATTATGCTGATAAAATCCGCAGCATTTAA
- a CDS encoding DMT family transporter translates to MTERKATLLLISVSMAWGTSYLFMKMGLNGLSPFNFIALRFGAAFLVTFILLFRKIKRIRTKTIIHSAILGFILFCIFVPLLIGLKTTTASSAGFLVSTTVAFVPIIHGFIKHKIPESKTIISICIVMIGIGLLTLKNGFSIDLGSGLCLIAAVFNALYVITTSYFVKSENALQLGVFQFGFAALLGSLFSFVFENPKLPHTSNGWIAVLGLALICSAYGFIIQPIAQKYTAPETAGFSFALEPVFSAIFASLLLHEMLNLQEYIGAMLILLSLFISSINTVSAFNKVHIKIRDIISK, encoded by the coding sequence ATGACTGAAAGAAAAGCGACTTTATTACTTATAAGTGTTTCTATGGCATGGGGAACTTCTTACTTGTTTATGAAAATGGGACTTAATGGGCTCAGTCCATTTAATTTTATTGCATTAAGATTTGGAGCTGCATTTTTAGTAACATTTATTCTCCTATTTAGAAAAATTAAAAGGATACGTACAAAAACTATTATTCACAGTGCAATATTAGGTTTTATTTTATTTTGCATCTTTGTACCCCTTTTAATAGGACTCAAGACAACGACAGCTTCATCCGCAGGTTTTCTTGTAAGTACCACCGTTGCATTTGTACCAATAATACATGGATTTATAAAACATAAAATACCAGAATCAAAGACAATTATTAGCATTTGCATAGTCATGATAGGTATAGGGCTTCTAACTTTAAAAAATGGATTTTCCATTGATCTAGGATCTGGATTATGCCTCATAGCTGCAGTTTTTAATGCACTGTATGTTATAACAACAAGTTATTTTGTAAAATCAGAAAATGCATTACAATTAGGAGTTTTTCAATTTGGCTTTGCAGCATTACTAGGTAGTCTATTTTCGTTTGTTTTTGAAAACCCCAAATTACCCCATACATCAAATGGATGGATAGCAGTTTTAGGACTTGCTTTAATCTGCAGTGCATACGGTTTTATAATACAACCTATTGCCCAAAAATACACTGCGCCAGAAACTGCTGGTTTTTCCTTTGCACTGGAACCGGTATTTTCAGCAATTTTCGCTTCTTTACTTTTACATGAAATGCTTAACTTACAGGAGTATATTGGAGCTATGTTAATACTTCTTAGCTTGTTTATTTCTTCCATTAATACAGTTAGTGCATTCAATAAAGTACATATTAAAATAAGAGATATAATTAGCAAATAA
- a CDS encoding LysR family transcriptional regulator, which yields MRISRYEVLMKVIELGSLTKTARYFNYTQSAVSQIINSLETELGISLLNRNHSGVWLTSEGKQLLPYLRNISNSYHELSERVFELLGMETGLIRIGTFSSVSCHLLPPLIKGFKTIYPNIKFELLQGDYDEIETWVVEGAVDFGFICLPSTKNLETIFLKKDRMMVIISKDHPYAKKSFFPVKALADESFILLEIGNRQEILQIFKDSHITPNINYSVKDDYTIMSMVENGLGVSILSELVLTRNPYKILVKETRPVFYRTLGIVLKNKESLSLAVKYFIEYITSKL from the coding sequence ATGCGCATTTCAAGATATGAAGTACTTATGAAGGTTATTGAATTAGGCAGTTTGACGAAAACCGCTAGATATTTTAATTATACACAGTCTGCTGTAAGCCAGATAATTAATTCTTTAGAGACAGAACTTGGAATATCTCTTCTTAATAGAAATCATTCTGGAGTTTGGCTTACTTCTGAGGGTAAACAGCTATTACCTTACCTTAGAAATATTAGTAACAGTTATCATGAACTATCTGAAAGAGTTTTTGAACTCCTGGGAATGGAAACTGGTTTAATTAGGATTGGAACTTTTTCAAGTGTTTCATGCCACTTATTGCCACCTCTTATTAAAGGATTTAAAACTATATATCCTAATATTAAGTTTGAATTGCTGCAAGGTGATTATGATGAAATAGAAACATGGGTAGTTGAAGGAGCTGTAGATTTTGGGTTTATATGTTTACCGTCCACAAAAAATCTTGAAACTATTTTCCTAAAGAAGGACAGAATGATGGTGATAATTTCTAAAGATCATCCTTATGCAAAAAAATCTTTTTTTCCTGTGAAAGCACTTGCAGATGAATCCTTCATTCTTCTAGAAATAGGTAACAGGCAAGAAATTTTACAGATTTTTAAGGATAGCCATATAACTCCAAATATTAATTATAGTGTTAAGGATGACTATACTATAATGTCTATGGTAGAAAATGGATTAGGCGTAAGTATATTATCCGAATTAGTTCTTACAAGAAATCCTTATAAAATATTGGTTAAAGAAACTCGTCCAGTTTTTTACCGAACATTAGGAATTGTATTAAAAAATAAAGAAAGTTTATCACTTGCTGTTAAATATTTCATTGAGTATATTACTAGCAAGCTTTAG
- a CDS encoding MFS transporter, translating to MKKNVTTNYIKLLYNNSNFKNLWLSRVISYFGDALYNITISWYIFSTTGSAFKVGLVLIAKFLPQVIVGMFLGVLIDKYNKKSLMQLSDITQAIVTLIFAILIAAHAFTYSYIFIINIFLSLAGVLFGTSQSSLLPELVQKDELISANSLLSISQQTANLTGSIIGGVIVSLLGEFFSIFIDSMTFFLSFICIYFIHYKISTSNINEGITLKGMFMDVGEGIYWLKNQIELVLLIVIGMISNIALGVTNVLPSMLIKVNFKGNSSALGIFELSIGLGLLIGGLFIGLISPKRVGKMFLIGLAVESIGMLGIFISPNFAAACTGNFVIGFGVTIFNIPMSTLFQIMIPANIRGRVNSISSIAFSISIPITYGAIGAIADVIGAKVCFAIASLLTAMCLCIGASNKKLVKSSLNSSTYTNA from the coding sequence ATGAAGAAAAATGTTACAACAAATTATATAAAGTTACTATATAATAATTCGAATTTTAAAAATTTATGGCTTTCTAGAGTTATTTCCTATTTTGGAGACGCATTATACAATATTACTATTTCATGGTATATTTTTTCAACCACAGGTTCGGCTTTTAAAGTTGGATTAGTACTCATTGCTAAATTTTTGCCTCAGGTAATCGTTGGTATGTTTTTAGGGGTATTAATTGATAAATATAATAAAAAATCGTTAATGCAGCTTTCAGATATTACACAAGCAATAGTCACTCTGATTTTTGCGATTTTAATTGCTGCACATGCCTTTACTTACTCATATATTTTTATTATTAATATTTTCTTATCACTAGCAGGTGTTTTATTTGGAACGTCTCAAAGTTCATTACTGCCTGAACTGGTCCAAAAGGATGAACTGATTTCCGCTAATTCACTATTAAGTATTTCACAGCAGACAGCTAATTTAACTGGTTCTATAATTGGAGGAGTTATTGTTTCTCTATTAGGCGAATTTTTTTCTATATTCATTGACTCAATGACATTTTTTCTTTCGTTTATCTGCATTTATTTTATTCATTATAAGATAAGTACAAGTAATATTAATGAAGGAATAACTCTAAAGGGAATGTTTATGGATGTAGGCGAAGGTATATATTGGCTAAAGAATCAAATTGAACTAGTGTTACTTATAGTAATAGGTATGATAAGTAATATTGCATTAGGTGTAACAAATGTGCTGCCATCAATGCTTATAAAAGTAAATTTTAAGGGAAATTCATCAGCGCTAGGTATTTTTGAGTTATCTATTGGACTTGGTTTATTAATAGGAGGATTATTTATTGGGTTAATCTCACCTAAAAGGGTTGGAAAAATGTTTCTTATAGGACTTGCTGTTGAAAGCATAGGAATGCTAGGTATATTTATTTCTCCTAATTTTGCTGCAGCTTGCACGGGAAATTTTGTAATAGGATTTGGAGTAACTATTTTTAATATACCTATGAGTACATTATTTCAAATTATGATTCCAGCGAATATTAGGGGAAGAGTTAATAGTATAAGTTCAATTGCTTTTAGTATATCAATACCAATAACATATGGAGCAATTGGTGCCATTGCAGATGTAATTGGTGCTAAAGTATGTTTTGCCATTGCTTCTTTATTAACGGCTATGTGTTTATGTATTGGCGCAAGTAATAAAAAATTAGTAAAATCAAGCTTGAATTCTAGCACATATACTAATGCATAA